A region of Streptomyces sp. NBC_01750 DNA encodes the following proteins:
- a CDS encoding S8 family peptidase: MSVMRKSRRRLAAASAIAVAALALGTASALPAIAVEAAPEGVIQNAGAPGAIAGSYIVTLDESAPDAGSKAGKALAQEYGAKIKKTYDAALNGYAVELSETQAKKFAADPAVESVVQDRIFKATGTQPNPPSWGLDRIDQKALPLNQSYTYPDTAGEGVTAYIIDTGVRITHSDFGGRASYGYDAIDNDNTAQDGNGHGTHVAANVAGSSYGVAKKAKVVGVRVLDNAGSGTTAQVVAGIDWVTQNAVKPAVANMSLGGGIDTALDTAVRNSIASGVTYAVAAGNDGANASDYSPARVAEAITVGSTTSTDARSSFSNYGTALDIFAPGSSITSAWNTSDSATNTISGTSMATPHVTGAAALYLAANRTATPAQVSAALTSAATSGVVGSPGTGSPNRLLYVGTGDTPPPGKKFENTADYPISDNATTESPVTVSGVTGNAPASLSVPVDIKHTYIGDLKIDLVAPDGTVYNLKAYGTGGSADNVITTYTVNASSEVANGTWKLRVSDNAAQDVGKIDSWALQF; this comes from the coding sequence ATGTCTGTGATGCGTAAATCGCGGCGAAGACTCGCCGCGGCAAGCGCCATAGCCGTCGCCGCGCTCGCGCTCGGCACGGCGTCCGCTCTCCCGGCCATCGCGGTCGAGGCGGCTCCGGAAGGCGTGATCCAGAACGCCGGCGCACCCGGAGCCATCGCGGGCAGCTACATCGTGACGCTCGACGAGTCCGCCCCCGACGCGGGCTCAAAGGCGGGCAAGGCCCTTGCGCAGGAATACGGCGCGAAGATCAAGAAGACGTACGACGCCGCGCTGAACGGCTACGCCGTCGAGCTCTCCGAGACGCAGGCCAAGAAGTTCGCCGCGGACCCGGCTGTCGAGTCCGTTGTGCAGGACCGCATCTTCAAGGCGACGGGCACCCAGCCGAACCCGCCGTCCTGGGGCCTGGACCGGATCGATCAGAAGGCCCTGCCGCTGAACCAGAGTTACACCTATCCGGACACCGCGGGCGAGGGCGTGACGGCGTACATCATCGACACCGGTGTACGGATCACCCACAGCGACTTCGGCGGCCGGGCGTCGTACGGCTATGACGCCATCGACAACGACAACACCGCGCAGGACGGCAACGGCCACGGCACGCATGTCGCCGCCAACGTCGCCGGGTCCTCCTACGGCGTGGCCAAGAAGGCCAAGGTCGTGGGCGTCCGTGTGCTCGACAACGCAGGCTCGGGCACGACCGCGCAGGTCGTCGCCGGCATCGACTGGGTGACGCAGAACGCCGTCAAGCCGGCCGTCGCCAATATGAGCCTGGGCGGCGGCATCGACACCGCGCTCGACACCGCGGTGCGCAACTCCATCGCCTCCGGCGTCACCTACGCGGTCGCGGCGGGCAACGACGGAGCGAACGCCTCCGACTACTCGCCCGCGCGCGTGGCCGAGGCCATCACCGTAGGCTCCACGACCAGCACCGACGCCCGCTCCAGCTTCTCCAACTACGGCACCGCGCTGGACATCTTCGCGCCGGGCTCGTCGATCACCTCGGCCTGGAACACGAGCGACTCCGCGACGAACACCATCTCCGGTACGTCGATGGCGACGCCGCACGTCACGGGCGCGGCAGCGCTCTACCTGGCGGCCAACAGGACGGCGACCCCGGCCCAGGTCTCCGCGGCCCTGACCTCCGCCGCCACGAGCGGCGTCGTCGGCAGCCCGGGCACCGGTTCGCCGAACCGCCTGCTGTACGTCGGCACCGGCGACACCCCGCCGCCCGGCAAGAAGTTCGAGAACACCGCGGACTACCCGATCAGCGACAACGCCACCACCGAGTCGCCGGTCACCGTCAGCGGGGTCACCGGGAACGCGCCGGCGAGCCTGAGCGTGCCGGTCGACATCAAGCACACGTACATCGGTGACCTGAAGATCGACCTGGTCGCCCCGGACGGGACGGTCTACAACCTGAAGGCGTACGGGACCGGCGGCAGCGCGGACAACGTGATCACCACGTACACGGTGAACGCGTCGTCGGAGGTCGCGAACGGCACCTGGAAGCTGCGGGTCAGCGACAACGCGGCGCAGGACGTCGGCAAGATCGACTCCTGGGCACTGCAGTTCTGA
- a CDS encoding SPOR domain-containing protein: protein MNDSGALLPWLVIRRDDNGNRYRVGMYATRDEAQQIADTLDGRGHKQLYWVERVGQAAH, encoded by the coding sequence ATGAACGACAGTGGCGCTTTACTCCCCTGGCTCGTCATACGGCGGGACGACAACGGGAACCGCTACCGCGTCGGCATGTACGCCACCAGGGACGAGGCGCAGCAGATCGCGGACACCCTCGACGGTCGCGGCCACAAGCAGCTCTACTGGGTCGAGCGTGTAGGTCAGGCGGCCCATTAG
- a CDS encoding succinate dehydrogenase/fumarate reductase iron-sulfur subunit, whose protein sequence is MSSYEAAFRVWRGDADGGALEDFAVEVNDGEVVLDIIHRLQATQASDLAVRWNCKAGKCGSCSAEINGRPRLLCMTRMSVFSREETITVTPLRAFPVVRDLVTDVSFNYAKAREVPSFVPPPGVKAGDYRMQQMDVDRSQEFRKCIECFLCQDTCHVVRDHEENKAAFAGPRFLMRVAELDMHPLDAAAEAGLDRKKAAQDEHGLGYCNITKCCTEVCPEGIKITDNALIPLKERAVDRKYDPLVWLGDKIKRRGATDQGRDS, encoded by the coding sequence GTGAGCAGCTACGAAGCGGCCTTCAGGGTCTGGCGCGGTGATGCGGACGGCGGGGCGCTGGAGGACTTCGCCGTCGAGGTGAACGACGGGGAGGTCGTCCTCGACATCATCCACCGCCTCCAGGCCACCCAGGCCTCCGACCTCGCGGTCCGCTGGAACTGCAAGGCGGGCAAGTGCGGTTCGTGCAGCGCCGAGATCAACGGCCGGCCGCGGCTGTTGTGCATGACCCGGATGTCGGTCTTCTCGCGGGAGGAGACGATCACGGTGACGCCGCTGCGGGCGTTCCCTGTGGTGCGGGACCTGGTGACGGATGTGTCCTTCAACTACGCGAAGGCCCGGGAGGTTCCCTCCTTCGTGCCGCCGCCGGGTGTGAAGGCCGGCGACTACCGGATGCAGCAGATGGATGTGGACCGCTCGCAGGAGTTCCGCAAGTGCATCGAGTGCTTCCTGTGCCAGGACACCTGTCATGTGGTGCGCGACCACGAGGAGAACAAGGCCGCGTTCGCGGGTCCGCGTTTCCTGATGCGGGTGGCGGAGCTGGACATGCATCCGCTGGACGCGGCGGCCGAAGCGGGCCTGGACCGCAAGAAGGCCGCCCAGGACGAGCACGGCCTCGGGTACTGCAACATCACGAAGTGCTGTACGGAGGTGTGCCCCGAGGGCATCAAGATCACGGACAATGCGCTGATCCCGCTGAAGGAACGGGCGGTGGACCGTAAGTACGACCCGCTGGTGTGGCTGGGCGACAAGATCAAGCGCCGCGGGGCGACCGACCAGGGGAGGGACTCCTAG
- a CDS encoding SpoIIE family protein phosphatase, which produces MSEIPGTASGVVWQSSPPGSIYDYIKVASFSIGADGLVDQWSRRAVDLFGITPDEVRGKDPIEVFMPAELRPRGHRKVAEILDGKEWTGLVPFRMPGRDGAHGVAEVYVMPSETERGERAALCIVVDVRALRRIETDLAASQAIFGQSPFGFLLFGTDLTVQRANQRFAMVFGGAVEDHRGRTVHDYLARPEAERMNASLRRVLETGESAIDLQIVGSAPGSADRRHWSINLYRVHSGTGRPIGVAGLGTDVTRRNVAAREAANARRNLALLNEASARIGNSLDLETTARELLDVAVPGFCDLASVDLFLGLLTGDEAPPGRADGSAELRRVAFASAVSDAPLVTTPGCRSDGGTPTAVGEVHRYPFNSPCASALRTARVQSIPGEEGTLVQSTLAVPMVAHDTVVGLVQFSRTKGSEPFGERDRALATELAARAAVCIDNARLYRREHERALILQRSLLPPGDPEAAGLDIACRYLPGNTATEVGGDWFDVIELPGHRTALVVGDVMGRGLRAAVAMGELRTAVRTLALLDLEPAEVLSALDEIARGLGSPSGTQQASRVAHKSRDADLSEVYLATCVYAVYDPVTRRCTFANAGHLPPVLVEPGEEALLLDVPPGMPLGVGGEPFEEVEVELPEGALLALYTDGLVESRDHPLDEGLRAFRTALTDPSRPSPGHHPSTTALRAGTSRSLEDVCDHVLNTLDTRHGEDDIALLMARIQGLPTEAVGDWRLPREPRSVGRARELARAQLITWDLESLVDTVELLVSELVTNALRYGEDEIRLRLLRDRTLVCEVWDAGLVQPRRRRARDTDEGGRGLQLVGLLSAAWGSRRTPRGKTVWFELALPDGDSTAEPTVEQLLSMF; this is translated from the coding sequence GTGAGCGAAATACCTGGGACGGCGAGCGGTGTCGTGTGGCAGAGCAGCCCACCTGGCTCGATCTATGACTACATCAAGGTTGCCTCTTTCTCGATCGGGGCCGACGGGCTGGTCGACCAGTGGAGTCGGCGTGCCGTCGACCTCTTCGGCATCACCCCTGACGAGGTCAGGGGCAAGGACCCGATCGAGGTCTTCATGCCCGCCGAGCTGCGCCCGCGCGGCCACCGGAAGGTCGCCGAGATACTCGACGGCAAGGAGTGGACCGGCCTGGTCCCTTTCCGCATGCCGGGTCGGGACGGCGCGCACGGCGTAGCCGAGGTCTATGTGATGCCGAGCGAGACGGAGCGTGGCGAAAGGGCTGCGCTCTGCATCGTGGTCGACGTCCGGGCACTGCGCCGGATCGAAACTGATCTCGCCGCGTCGCAGGCTATTTTCGGCCAATCTCCTTTTGGCTTCCTCCTCTTCGGCACGGATCTCACGGTGCAGCGCGCCAACCAGCGCTTTGCCATGGTCTTCGGGGGCGCCGTCGAAGACCACCGCGGGCGCACCGTCCACGACTATCTCGCCCGCCCCGAGGCGGAGCGGATGAACGCCTCACTGCGCCGCGTACTGGAGACCGGCGAATCCGCCATCGATCTCCAGATCGTCGGGAGTGCCCCGGGCAGCGCGGACCGCAGGCACTGGTCGATCAATCTCTACCGGGTGCACAGCGGAACCGGCCGGCCCATCGGCGTCGCCGGTCTGGGCACCGATGTCACCCGCCGCAACGTCGCCGCCCGCGAGGCCGCGAACGCCCGGCGGAATCTCGCGCTCCTCAACGAGGCGAGCGCCCGCATCGGCAACTCCCTCGACCTGGAGACCACCGCCCGCGAACTCCTCGACGTCGCCGTCCCCGGCTTCTGCGACCTCGCATCGGTCGACCTGTTCCTGGGGCTCCTCACCGGCGACGAGGCCCCGCCCGGCCGGGCCGACGGCAGCGCCGAGCTGCGCAGGGTCGCCTTCGCCAGCGCCGTCTCCGACGCCCCGCTGGTGACGACCCCCGGCTGCCGGTCCGATGGCGGCACCCCCACCGCCGTCGGCGAGGTCCACCGCTATCCCTTCAACTCGCCCTGTGCGAGCGCCCTGCGCACCGCCCGGGTCCAGTCGATCCCGGGCGAGGAAGGCACCCTCGTCCAGTCCACGCTCGCGGTGCCGATGGTCGCGCACGACACCGTCGTCGGACTTGTCCAGTTCTCCCGTACGAAGGGCAGCGAGCCCTTCGGGGAACGGGACCGGGCGCTCGCCACCGAGCTCGCCGCCCGCGCCGCCGTCTGTATAGACAACGCCCGGCTCTACCGCAGGGAGCACGAGCGGGCACTGATCCTCCAGCGCAGCCTGCTCCCGCCGGGCGACCCGGAGGCCGCGGGACTCGACATCGCCTGCCGCTATCTCCCGGGCAATACGGCCACCGAGGTCGGCGGGGACTGGTTCGACGTCATCGAACTGCCCGGCCACCGCACAGCCTTGGTCGTGGGCGATGTGATGGGCCGCGGTCTGCGGGCCGCCGTCGCCATGGGTGAACTGCGCACAGCGGTACGGACCTTGGCGCTGCTGGACCTGGAGCCGGCGGAAGTACTTTCCGCGCTCGACGAGATCGCCCGCGGCCTCGGCAGCCCCAGCGGTACCCAGCAGGCCTCGCGCGTCGCCCACAAGTCCCGTGACGCCGACCTCTCCGAGGTCTATCTCGCGACCTGCGTCTACGCCGTCTACGACCCCGTCACCCGACGCTGCACCTTCGCCAACGCCGGCCATCTGCCACCCGTCCTCGTCGAACCGGGCGAGGAGGCACTGCTGCTCGACGTGCCGCCGGGGATGCCGCTCGGTGTGGGCGGCGAGCCCTTCGAGGAGGTGGAGGTCGAGCTCCCGGAGGGCGCGCTCCTCGCGCTCTACACCGACGGGCTCGTCGAATCCCGGGACCACCCGCTCGACGAGGGCCTGCGTGCCTTCCGGACCGCGCTCACCGATCCCTCCCGCCCGTCGCCCGGCCACCATCCCTCGACGACGGCGCTGCGCGCCGGTACCTCACGCTCCCTGGAAGACGTCTGCGACCACGTGCTGAACACTCTCGACACCCGGCACGGCGAGGACGACATCGCGCTGCTGATGGCACGCATCCAGGGGTTGCCCACGGAGGCGGTGGGCGACTGGCGGCTGCCGCGCGAGCCCCGATCGGTGGGACGGGCCCGTGAGCTGGCCCGCGCCCAGCTGATCACCTGGGACCTCGAATCGCTGGTGGACACGGTCGAGCTGCTCGTCAGCGAACTGGTCACCAACGCCCTGCGGTACGGCGAGGACGAGATCCGGCTGCGGCTGCTGCGCGACCGCACCCTTGTCTGCGAGGTGTGGGACGCCGGCCTCGTACAGCCCAGACGGCGACGGGCCCGCGACACCGACGAGGGCGGCCGTGGACTGCAGCTCGTCGGACTGCTGAGCGCGGCCTGGGGCTCGCGCCGGACCCCACGCGGCAAGACGGTCTGGTTCGAACTCGCCCTGCCCGATGGTGACTCGACGGCCGAGCCCACCGTCGAGCAGCTGCTCAGCATGTTCTGA
- a CDS encoding ATP-binding protein produces the protein MGSVIDTDGECAEWTFPAEAGAVRTARHAVRDTLRAWGLDSVIGDVTVLLVSELVTNSLRYASGPIGVRLVRPERGATAPALLVEVSDPLPDPPTERNAEPDEESGRGLQLVAGAARRWGTRRGRNGKTVWFELPVAG, from the coding sequence GTGGGCAGCGTGATCGACACTGATGGCGAATGCGCCGAGTGGACCTTTCCTGCCGAGGCCGGTGCCGTGCGCACCGCCCGTCACGCCGTCCGCGACACCCTTCGCGCCTGGGGACTGGATTCGGTGATCGGTGATGTCACCGTGCTGCTGGTCAGTGAGCTGGTGACCAACTCCCTGCGGTACGCGTCGGGCCCGATCGGTGTCCGGCTGGTCCGGCCGGAACGGGGCGCCACCGCCCCCGCTCTGCTGGTGGAAGTCTCCGATCCGCTGCCGGATCCCCCCACCGAACGCAACGCGGAGCCCGACGAGGAGAGCGGCCGCGGTCTGCAACTGGTGGCCGGCGCGGCTCGCCGCTGGGGAACGCGGCGGGGCAGGAACGGCAAGACCGTGTGGTTCGAGCTGCCCGTCGCTGGTTAG
- a CDS encoding DUF4190 domain-containing protein, producing the protein MDPSAQSWQPYPQYARRPSVNGLSVASLVLGIVCCLPPLGLVLGLIALSQIKRKGQRGKGMAVAGIVLSSISTLLVLVAFATGGIGDAWDGFRKGMDEASRSRSTLDLHKGDCFNVPGDELERETASVRVVDCAKEHDAEVTGAFKLGKSDAWPGEAAVEPVAEKRCTEINNAYAANAPAVPDSAETYYYMPSRRSWRLGDRTVTCTFAVTEGKLKGSVRSGGIPSGG; encoded by the coding sequence GTGGACCCATCCGCCCAGAGCTGGCAGCCGTATCCGCAGTACGCCCGCAGACCGTCCGTGAACGGCCTGTCCGTCGCCTCTCTCGTGCTCGGCATCGTGTGCTGTCTGCCGCCGCTCGGCCTGGTGCTCGGACTGATAGCCCTCTCGCAGATCAAGAGGAAGGGCCAGCGCGGCAAGGGCATGGCGGTCGCGGGCATCGTGCTCTCCTCGATCAGCACGCTTCTGGTGCTCGTCGCATTCGCCACCGGCGGGATCGGCGATGCCTGGGACGGCTTCCGGAAGGGCATGGACGAGGCGTCGCGCTCGCGCAGCACGCTCGACCTGCACAAGGGCGACTGCTTCAACGTCCCCGGCGACGAGTTGGAGCGGGAGACCGCATCCGTCAGGGTCGTCGACTGCGCCAAGGAGCACGACGCCGAGGTCACCGGGGCCTTCAAGCTCGGGAAGTCCGACGCCTGGCCCGGCGAGGCGGCTGTCGAACCGGTGGCCGAGAAGCGCTGCACGGAGATCAACAACGCCTACGCGGCGAACGCGCCGGCCGTGCCGGACAGTGCGGAGACGTACTACTACATGCCGAGCCGGCGCAGTTGGCGCCTGGGTGACCGGACGGTGACCTGCACCTTCGCCGTCACGGAAGGGAAGCTGAAGGGCTCCGTACGGTCCGGAGGCATCCCGTCCGGTGGATGA
- a CDS encoding glycoside hydrolase family 18 protein, with product MRRNCRRSLARAAVAACSLSLLAALAPGASASSGAGAFDSAAASAATSAPGGQHPAPSYKRVGYFTQWGVYGRDFQVKDMDTSGQAAKLTHINYAFGNVSSDGTCFTGNVPGEADAWADYARPLDAADSVDGVADTAQQPLAGNFNQLRELKAKHPALKVLISLGGWSWSTHFSEAARTPASRKAFVSSCIDLYIRGNLPVDGARGGAGAAAGLFDGVDIDWEWPGSAGDTDTVFRPEDKKNFTALVREFRTQLDAYGKSLKKRKHYELTAFVPTAPAKIDAGFEVCRIMRDLDFVNLQGYDFHGSWESTTAQQSALYAHNDFSVDQTVDAWRDRGAPARKLVMGMPFYGQGWTGVTGGGDGLKQPAAAPAPATWAAGYEDYKALKKLADSGTYTLHRDRRNGHAWLFDGTTLWTYDDPQVLRTKTSYIRDRGLGGAMFWSLDGDTADGELITAVDRGLARR from the coding sequence ATGCGCCGAAACTGCCGAAGATCCCTTGCCAGAGCGGCCGTTGCCGCCTGCTCCCTCTCGCTCCTCGCCGCCCTCGCGCCCGGCGCCTCCGCCTCTTCCGGCGCCGGCGCCTTCGACTCCGCGGCTGCCTCCGCCGCTACCTCCGCGCCTGGCGGGCAGCACCCCGCGCCCTCGTACAAACGCGTCGGCTACTTCACCCAATGGGGCGTCTACGGCCGGGACTTCCAGGTCAAGGACATGGACACCAGCGGCCAGGCGGCCAAGCTCACCCACATCAACTACGCCTTCGGCAACGTCAGTTCCGACGGCACCTGCTTCACCGGCAATGTCCCCGGCGAGGCCGACGCCTGGGCCGACTACGCCCGTCCGCTGGACGCCGCCGACTCCGTGGACGGCGTCGCCGACACCGCCCAGCAGCCGCTCGCCGGCAACTTCAACCAGCTGCGCGAGCTCAAGGCCAAGCACCCCGCCCTCAAGGTGCTCATCTCCCTGGGCGGCTGGAGCTGGTCCACCCACTTCTCGGAGGCGGCCCGCACCCCCGCCTCCCGCAAGGCCTTCGTCTCCTCCTGCATCGACCTCTACATCAGGGGCAATCTGCCGGTCGACGGAGCGCGCGGCGGCGCGGGCGCCGCTGCCGGGCTCTTCGACGGCGTCGACATCGACTGGGAGTGGCCGGGCTCGGCGGGCGACACGGACACCGTCTTCCGCCCCGAGGACAAAAAGAACTTCACCGCTCTGGTACGGGAGTTCAGGACCCAGCTGGACGCCTACGGCAAGTCCCTCAAGAAGCGCAAGCACTACGAGCTGACCGCCTTCGTCCCGACCGCTCCCGCCAAGATCGACGCAGGCTTCGAGGTCTGCAGGATCATGCGCGATCTGGACTTCGTCAACCTCCAGGGCTACGACTTCCACGGCTCCTGGGAGTCGACCACGGCCCAGCAGTCCGCGCTCTACGCACACAATGACTTCAGCGTGGACCAGACCGTCGACGCCTGGCGCGACCGCGGCGCCCCCGCCCGCAAGCTGGTGATGGGCATGCCGTTCTACGGCCAGGGCTGGACGGGCGTGACCGGTGGCGGCGACGGCCTGAAGCAGCCGGCCGCGGCGCCCGCACCCGCGACCTGGGCGGCCGGCTACGAGGACTACAAGGCCCTGAAGAAGCTCGCCGACTCGGGGACGTACACGCTCCATCGCGACCGGCGGAACGGCCACGCCTGGCTCTTCGACGGCACCACCCTGTGGACGTACGACGACCCTCAGGTGCTGCGCACCAAGACCTCGTACATCCGTGACCGGGGCCTGGGCGGCGCGATGTTCTGGTCCCTGGACGGAGACACCGCCGACGGTGAGCTGATCACCGCCGTCGACCGGGGGCTCGCCCGCCGCTAG
- a CDS encoding NUDIX hydrolase, which translates to MSVLIDTVAWVRVENGRILCARSRGKDVYYIPGGKREGGENDLQTLLREVEEELSVAVLPATVSHVGTYEAQAHGHSDGVVVRMSCYAGDYRGTLIASSEIEEIAWLSYLDRAQVPPVDQLLFDELKASGELD; encoded by the coding sequence ATGTCGGTCTTGATCGACACGGTGGCGTGGGTGCGGGTGGAGAACGGCAGGATCCTCTGCGCGCGCTCCCGGGGCAAGGACGTCTACTACATCCCCGGCGGGAAGCGGGAGGGTGGCGAGAATGATCTGCAGACCCTGCTCCGCGAGGTCGAAGAGGAACTGAGCGTGGCCGTCCTCCCGGCGACCGTGTCGCATGTGGGCACATACGAAGCCCAGGCTCACGGTCATTCGGACGGCGTTGTCGTGCGCATGAGCTGCTACGCCGGTGACTACCGGGGCACGCTGATCGCCAGCAGTGAGATCGAGGAAATCGCCTGGCTGTCCTACCTCGACCGGGCGCAGGTCCCTCCGGTCGACCAACTGCTCTTCGATGAGCTCAAGGCGTCGGGCGAACTGGACTGA
- a CDS encoding GntR family transcriptional regulator, which yields MTFGEQPAYLRVASDLREKIVNGSLPPHTRLPSQARIRAEYGVSDTVALEARKVLMAEGLVEGRSGSGTYVRERPVPRPVSRSGYRPPSGANPFRQEQAEEGARGTWESSSEQEGASPEIAARLGIQLGDRVMRTRYVFRDAGEAMMLSTSWEPLEVTGRTPVMLPEEGPLGGCGVVERMAAIDIVVDNVAEEVGARPGLAEELLALGGVPGHVVMVVERTYYASGRAVETADVVVPADRYRIAYHLPVK from the coding sequence GTGACGTTCGGTGAGCAGCCCGCCTATCTGCGCGTTGCGAGCGATCTCCGCGAGAAGATCGTCAACGGCTCGCTGCCGCCGCATACCCGTCTCCCCTCGCAGGCGCGGATCCGCGCGGAGTACGGCGTCTCGGACACCGTCGCCCTCGAGGCGCGCAAGGTCCTCATGGCGGAGGGCCTGGTCGAGGGCCGCTCCGGCTCCGGTACGTATGTCCGTGAACGGCCCGTCCCGCGCCCTGTCTCCCGCTCCGGCTACCGGCCGCCGTCCGGCGCCAACCCCTTTCGGCAGGAGCAGGCGGAGGAGGGGGCCCGGGGCACCTGGGAGTCCAGCAGTGAACAGGAGGGGGCGAGCCCCGAGATCGCGGCCCGGCTCGGCATCCAGCTCGGCGACCGGGTGATGCGTACGCGCTATGTGTTCCGGGACGCGGGCGAGGCGATGATGCTCTCCACCTCCTGGGAGCCCCTCGAAGTCACCGGGCGTACACCGGTGATGCTGCCGGAGGAGGGTCCGCTGGGCGGCTGCGGTGTGGTCGAGCGGATGGCCGCCATCGACATCGTCGTGGACAACGTGGCGGAGGAGGTCGGCGCGCGGCCGGGGCTGGCGGAGGAGCTCCTGGCGCTCGGTGGCGTACCGGGCCATGTGGTGATGGTCGTCGAGCGGACGTACTACGCCTCGGGGCGGGCGGTCGAGACGGCGGATGTGGTCGTCCCGGCGGACCGCTACCGGATCGCATACCACCTGCCGGTGAAGTGA
- a CDS encoding threonine synthase codes for MTSYHCPDCGTGSPVETALWCCPACRGPWDLDFTAAPVDLNSLPGRVNSLWRYEEALPLSAPAVTSLGEGRTPLVPLTATVSAKLDFLMPTLSFKDRGAVMLAELARGLSPRRVIADSSGNAGTAVAAYCARAGLDCTVYVPEATSAKKVEQIRAHGAHLELVPGDREATAMAARAAADMPGTFYASHVYNPYFLHGTKTYVYELWEELGGRLPEAVVVPVGNGTLLLGASIALSELHAHGLITERPALIAVQAEAVSPLAAAFHAGAEELLDESVESGPTVAEGIAIPRPPRARQILRAVRDSGGTFLTVTEDQIRAAQLDLAGRGLFVESTGVACWAAVGDWRDRTAVVPLCGAGLKTGLAPGQSVQ; via the coding sequence ATGACCTCGTATCACTGCCCCGACTGCGGCACCGGCTCCCCCGTCGAGACGGCGCTCTGGTGCTGCCCCGCCTGCCGCGGCCCATGGGACCTGGATTTCACCGCCGCGCCGGTGGACCTCAACTCTCTCCCGGGCCGGGTCAATTCACTGTGGCGGTACGAGGAGGCGCTGCCGCTCTCCGCGCCCGCCGTCACCTCGCTCGGCGAGGGCCGCACCCCGCTCGTCCCGCTCACCGCCACCGTCTCCGCCAAACTCGACTTCCTCATGCCGACGCTCTCCTTCAAGGACCGAGGCGCGGTGATGCTGGCGGAGCTCGCCCGCGGGCTCTCTCCCCGGCGGGTGATCGCCGACAGCAGCGGTAACGCGGGCACGGCGGTCGCCGCGTACTGCGCACGGGCCGGTCTCGACTGCACGGTGTACGTCCCCGAGGCCACCTCCGCCAAGAAGGTGGAACAGATCCGGGCGCACGGCGCGCACCTCGAACTCGTCCCCGGCGACCGCGAGGCCACCGCCATGGCCGCCCGCGCCGCCGCGGACATGCCCGGCACCTTCTATGCGAGCCATGTCTACAACCCGTACTTCCTGCACGGCACGAAGACCTACGTGTACGAGCTGTGGGAGGAGCTGGGCGGCCGGCTGCCCGAGGCAGTCGTCGTCCCCGTCGGCAACGGCACACTCCTCCTCGGCGCGTCCATCGCCCTCTCCGAACTCCACGCTCACGGCCTGATCACCGAACGCCCCGCCCTGATCGCGGTCCAGGCCGAAGCCGTCTCCCCGCTGGCCGCGGCCTTCCACGCCGGCGCCGAGGAACTCCTCGACGAGAGCGTGGAGTCCGGGCCCACGGTCGCCGAGGGCATCGCCATCCCGCGTCCGCCGCGCGCCCGCCAGATCCTGCGGGCCGTACGCGATTCCGGCGGCACCTTCCTCACGGTGACGGAGGATCAGATCCGGGCCGCACAGCTGGATCTGGCCGGGCGCGGTCTCTTCGTCGAATCGACCGGGGTGGCCTGCTGGGCCGCCGTGGGCGACTGGAGGGACCGCACCGCCGTGGTCCCGCTCTGCGGCGCGGGCCTCAAGACCGGACTCGCGCCGGGTCAGTCCGTCCAGTAG